Proteins from a genomic interval of Thermococcus sp.:
- a CDS encoding PINc/VapC family ATPase — protein sequence MRVFVPDTSVIVDGRLTQFLSTLDEKVKVVVPEAVVAEIEHQANEGKAIGHTGLEELKKLRDMADKGKILLEFHGDRPELWQIRRAKAGEIDHMVRETAKTLNATLITGDQVQRDIAIAKGIDVIYLTAKREVRHRLEDFFDETTMSVHLKAGVRPLAKKGKPGAWKLVPIRDEPLSDEELHEIADDIVERAKREPDSFIELDEPGATVVQLRNYRIVIAKPPFADRIEITAVRPVKKLSIEDYELSEKLLERLKDKAQGILIAGAPGEGKTTFAQALAEWYASMGKIVKTMEKPRDLQVSEEITQYTALNGRMELTGDILLLVRPDYTIFDEMRKTSDFKIYSDLRLAGVGMVGVVHATKPIDAIQRFIGRVELGMIPQIVDTVLFIKAGNVAKVLTLEYLVKVPSGMKEEDLARPVIEVRDFETGELEYEIYTYGEEISVVPVKREEKAPALRLAEKRLKQEIKKFLPDVYTEVEIVSPHKAVIYADEFDIPAIIGKKGKRITELEKRIGISIDVKSFAEREAEKPKKKIPVEVEEKKKTIVLRVSPDYAKKPLKFYGGEQYVFTATPSKKGLVKVSKSTPIGKELKRLIDAGIPIWATT from the coding sequence ATGAGGGTGTTTGTTCCGGACACGAGCGTGATAGTTGATGGAAGGCTAACCCAGTTCCTCTCAACACTCGACGAGAAGGTAAAGGTCGTCGTTCCAGAGGCCGTCGTAGCGGAAATAGAGCACCAGGCCAACGAAGGCAAGGCGATAGGTCATACAGGCCTTGAGGAACTCAAGAAGCTCCGCGACATGGCAGATAAGGGTAAGATACTCCTCGAGTTTCATGGCGACAGACCGGAGCTGTGGCAAATTAGAAGGGCCAAAGCCGGCGAGATAGACCACATGGTTCGTGAGACTGCAAAAACCCTTAACGCCACCCTGATAACCGGCGATCAGGTCCAGAGGGACATAGCCATAGCGAAGGGCATAGACGTAATCTACCTGACCGCCAAAAGGGAAGTCCGCCACAGGCTCGAGGACTTCTTCGACGAAACAACAATGAGCGTGCACCTCAAGGCCGGCGTAAGGCCACTGGCGAAGAAAGGCAAACCCGGAGCGTGGAAGCTCGTTCCCATTCGTGATGAACCGCTGAGCGATGAGGAACTTCACGAGATAGCAGATGACATCGTTGAGAGGGCAAAGAGAGAACCGGACAGCTTCATAGAGCTGGACGAACCCGGAGCAACTGTGGTTCAGCTGAGGAACTACCGTATCGTCATAGCCAAACCACCCTTTGCGGACAGAATAGAGATTACAGCGGTCAGGCCCGTTAAAAAGCTGAGCATAGAGGACTACGAGCTGAGCGAGAAGCTACTTGAAAGGCTCAAGGACAAGGCCCAGGGCATTCTCATAGCCGGCGCCCCCGGTGAGGGGAAGACGACCTTCGCGCAGGCCTTGGCGGAGTGGTACGCTTCGATGGGCAAGATTGTCAAGACCATGGAAAAGCCGAGGGATTTGCAGGTTAGTGAAGAAATAACCCAGTACACCGCTCTAAACGGTAGAATGGAGCTGACCGGAGACATACTCCTCCTTGTGAGACCTGACTACACGATATTCGATGAGATGAGGAAGACAAGCGACTTCAAGATTTACTCCGACCTGAGGCTCGCGGGCGTTGGAATGGTCGGAGTTGTTCACGCGACTAAACCAATAGACGCGATACAGCGTTTCATCGGCAGGGTTGAGCTTGGAATGATACCGCAGATAGTTGACACCGTCCTTTTCATCAAGGCAGGAAACGTTGCCAAGGTTCTGACGCTTGAGTACCTCGTCAAGGTCCCGAGCGGAATGAAGGAGGAAGACCTTGCGAGACCCGTCATAGAGGTGAGGGACTTCGAGACGGGTGAACTAGAGTACGAGATTTACACCTACGGCGAGGAGATAAGCGTCGTTCCGGTAAAGAGGGAGGAAAAAGCTCCTGCTTTAAGGCTCGCCGAGAAGAGGCTCAAGCAGGAAATCAAAAAGTTCCTGCCCGACGTTTACACCGAGGTCGAGATAGTCAGCCCGCACAAAGCCGTGATATACGCCGATGAGTTCGACATTCCAGCTATAATCGGCAAGAAGGGGAAGAGGATTACCGAACTGGAAAAGAGGATAGGTATAAGCATAGACGTTAAGAGCTTCGCCGAGAGGGAAGCTGAGAAGCCCAAGAAGAAAATCCCGGTGGAGGTCGAGGAGAAGAAGAAAACGATAGTCCTGAGGGTTTCACCCGACTACGCCAAAAAGCCCCTGAAGTTCTACGGTGGCGAGCAGTACGTCTTTACCGCCACGCCGAGCAAGAAGGGCCTCGTCAAAGTGAGCAAGAGCACGCCCATAGGCAAGGAACTCAAGAGACTTATCGACGCGGGAATCCCCATTTGGGCGACTACATAA
- the minD gene encoding cell division ATPase MinD — translation MGRLISIASGKGGTGKTTTTANLSIALGKMGYKVLAIDADLTMANLSLVMGIDDAETTIHDVLAGSADIKDAIYATSYDNVYLIPAAVDWEHVVKADPRRLPGTIKPLKPHFDFIIIDCPAGLQMDAMNAMMSGEEVILVTNPEISCITDTMKVGIVLKKAGLAVLGFVLNRYGRSDNDIPPDVAEEVMEVPLLVVVPEDPKVREATLEGVPVVEYAPDSDGAKAFMELAETVVRIAGFKARVMG, via the coding sequence ATGGGCAGACTGATTTCCATCGCCAGCGGAAAGGGCGGAACCGGGAAAACGACCACCACCGCGAACCTTTCGATAGCCCTCGGCAAGATGGGATACAAGGTTCTGGCAATTGACGCCGACCTGACGATGGCAAACCTCAGCCTTGTCATGGGAATAGACGACGCCGAGACTACAATCCACGACGTTCTCGCCGGTTCGGCCGATATAAAGGACGCGATTTACGCTACCAGCTATGACAACGTTTATCTGATTCCCGCGGCTGTTGACTGGGAGCACGTTGTTAAGGCCGACCCAAGGAGGCTTCCCGGCACGATAAAACCCCTAAAGCCCCACTTCGATTTCATAATCATAGACTGCCCCGCGGGCCTTCAGATGGATGCTATGAACGCCATGATGAGCGGTGAGGAGGTAATCCTCGTAACCAACCCCGAAATCTCGTGCATAACCGACACGATGAAGGTTGGAATAGTTCTTAAGAAAGCCGGCCTGGCAGTTCTCGGCTTCGTCCTCAACCGCTATGGAAGGAGCGACAACGACATTCCTCCAGATGTTGCGGAAGAAGTTATGGAAGTTCCACTCCTCGTCGTGGTTCCGGAGGATCCGAAGGTGAGGGAGGCAACACTCGAAGGCGTTCCGGTGGTTGAATACGCTCCAGATTCGGACGGTGCGAAGGCCTTTATGGAGCTTGCCGAGACTGTGGTAAGAATAGCGGGCTTCAAGGCGAGGGTGATGGGATGA
- a CDS encoding ATP/GTP-binding protein: MILTFIGTAGSGKTTLTAEFGKYLEENGYAVSYVNLDTGVKKLPYRPDIDVREEITAWELMEKGLGPNGAIVKSYDILAPKVNEYAEKIRELEKKCDYVLIDTPGQMETFLFHEFGVKLMEAFPDALGVYLFSPEILRKPTDFCFALFFGLMIDLRLGITTVPALSKVDTVEDTGKLRKFLDDVEYLTARLKLEPSTQGLLAYRLCSALPELAPPTRVLYLSAKTREGFDELETVAYEHYCTCGDLT, translated from the coding sequence ATGATTCTGACATTCATAGGAACGGCTGGAAGCGGAAAAACGACCCTGACAGCGGAGTTCGGAAAATACCTGGAGGAAAACGGCTACGCGGTCTCGTACGTTAACCTCGATACCGGCGTCAAAAAGCTCCCATATAGACCTGACATTGATGTCCGCGAGGAGATAACGGCGTGGGAACTCATGGAAAAGGGGTTAGGCCCAAACGGGGCCATAGTGAAGAGCTACGACATCCTCGCGCCGAAGGTGAACGAATACGCGGAGAAGATTAGAGAGCTGGAGAAAAAATGCGACTACGTCCTCATAGACACGCCCGGCCAGATGGAGACGTTCCTCTTTCACGAGTTCGGAGTAAAACTTATGGAGGCCTTTCCAGATGCACTCGGCGTTTACCTCTTTTCACCCGAAATCCTTAGAAAGCCGACCGACTTCTGCTTTGCACTCTTCTTCGGGCTGATGATTGACCTCAGGCTCGGCATAACGACTGTCCCTGCTCTGAGCAAGGTCGATACGGTGGAAGACACTGGAAAACTGAGGAAGTTCCTTGACGATGTTGAATACCTCACCGCGAGGCTCAAGCTCGAGCCATCAACACAGGGGTTGCTGGCTTACAGGCTCTGCTCGGCCCTCCCCGAGCTGGCCCCACCGACGAGGGTTCTCTATCTGTCGGCCAAAACGAGAGAGGGCTTCGACGAGCTTGAGACGGTGGCCTATGAGCACTACTGCACCTGCGGTGATTTGACCTGA
- a CDS encoding asparagine synthase-related protein, with protein sequence MCLIAGGVDGELREKLIRMALAGKHRGPDSFGVWTDEGTLKSSDFARLSEIPGGKIGILQCRLAMTGSKEFTQPFVNELALVHNGEIYNHGQIRIYLEGKGVSFESDVDSEVVLRLIEFLREKGMSFPQAVKEAMRWLEGDYSVAFSDGERIYLFRDPIGIRPLYFSPSGFFASEKKVLWAIGEEAIPVEPGELVVLGKGVRRTRLFSLAGLGGRYLKERSLLRGLENVLDYSVSLRAGERTGVLFSGGLDSTLVAFLASKHSDVVLYTAGTEDSPDIEWARKVSEHFGWELRERIFTLDDVEEALRNVIFAIEEPNPMNLAIGIPLYFATELAGKDNVKVLLSGQGADELFGGYAKYLERPELMWEDILSISERNLARDDKIAMLNGVEGRFPFLSLPVVALALRTPPELKISGNERKVILRKLALRVGIPEWIAGREKKATQYGSRAQRLLEKLAKREGLSLRGFTEKLFHEVFRNAF encoded by the coding sequence ATGTGCCTCATCGCCGGAGGAGTTGATGGCGAACTCAGGGAAAAGCTCATAAGGATGGCGCTGGCCGGGAAACACAGGGGACCGGACAGCTTTGGGGTGTGGACCGACGAAGGGACGCTTAAATCGAGCGACTTCGCACGACTAAGCGAGATTCCGGGAGGGAAGATAGGGATTCTCCAGTGCAGGCTGGCCATGACCGGTTCGAAGGAATTTACACAGCCCTTTGTGAACGAGCTGGCCCTGGTTCACAACGGTGAAATTTACAACCACGGCCAAATCCGGATTTATCTTGAAGGGAAAGGTGTCTCCTTCGAGAGCGACGTTGACAGCGAAGTGGTTCTAAGGCTCATCGAGTTCTTAAGGGAAAAGGGCATGAGCTTTCCGCAGGCGGTCAAGGAGGCAATGCGCTGGCTTGAAGGAGATTACTCCGTAGCTTTTTCCGACGGTGAGAGGATTTACCTGTTCAGGGACCCGATTGGAATAAGGCCCCTCTACTTCTCCCCCAGCGGTTTCTTTGCCAGCGAGAAAAAGGTTCTATGGGCAATCGGGGAGGAAGCCATTCCCGTCGAACCCGGCGAGCTGGTAGTCCTCGGGAAGGGAGTGAGGAGGACCCGGCTGTTCTCGCTTGCAGGACTCGGTGGGAGGTATCTAAAGGAGAGAAGCCTTCTCAGGGGACTTGAAAACGTCCTTGATTATTCCGTTTCCCTCAGGGCAGGAGAAAGGACGGGCGTGCTCTTTTCCGGCGGACTGGACAGCACGCTGGTGGCCTTTCTTGCTTCAAAGCACTCCGATGTGGTTCTCTACACTGCCGGAACCGAAGACAGCCCAGACATAGAATGGGCAAGAAAGGTGTCGGAGCACTTCGGCTGGGAGCTGAGGGAAAGGATTTTCACGCTTGATGATGTAGAAGAAGCTCTCAGAAATGTAATTTTTGCAATCGAAGAGCCCAACCCAATGAACTTGGCCATTGGAATCCCCCTCTACTTCGCCACCGAACTGGCCGGAAAAGACAACGTTAAAGTTCTTTTAAGCGGACAGGGGGCAGATGAGCTCTTTGGTGGCTACGCCAAGTACCTCGAAAGGCCCGAACTGATGTGGGAGGACATTCTAAGTATCTCGGAGCGGAACCTTGCCAGGGACGATAAAATAGCCATGCTCAACGGTGTTGAGGGGCGCTTTCCGTTCCTGTCGCTCCCGGTTGTAGCCCTTGCCCTTAGAACACCCCCCGAACTCAAGATTTCCGGCAACGAGCGGAAAGTAATCCTCCGGAAGCTCGCGCTCAGAGTGGGAATCCCGGAGTGGATAGCGGGGAGGGAAAAGAAAGCAACCCAGTACGGAAGCAGGGCCCAGAGGCTTCTTGAAAAGCTCGCCAAGAGGGAGGGGCTCTCGCTGAGGGGCTTCACGGAGAAGCTTTTCCACGAGGTCTTTCGGAACGCTTTTTAA
- a CDS encoding glycosyltransferase family 4 protein, which produces MRILMVGHYPPHGGGVARHLDNLVRELRRNHEVHVLTYGPVKVREFEKDLVHQVKVPPIYGLRGTSFAFLGAKKIAKLHRKFKFDVIHAHFVGTTSYAGVLAKRRLKLPLVVTAHGSDLEHTAKLTIGRLYVGESLKEADRVVAVSHHLAKLALALGAPKVRVIPNGVEKLEEVESGRKFITFIGALREYKSPETFIELARYFPNEEFLVVGDGPLREKLEKNAPPNVRFLGYRKDVGRILSQSKLLVLPSRREGFGLVILEANSLGVPVVGRRTGGIPELIREGKNGLTFETFDELLNGVRKLLEPKTNRKAGRIGRGVAKRYSWKDVAREIEDLYKSLLE; this is translated from the coding sequence ATGAGAATCCTCATGGTCGGCCACTATCCACCCCACGGCGGGGGAGTCGCGAGGCACCTCGACAACCTAGTGAGGGAACTGAGGAGAAACCACGAGGTTCACGTCCTCACATACGGGCCCGTTAAGGTCAGGGAGTTTGAGAAAGACCTCGTTCATCAGGTTAAAGTCCCCCCGATTTACGGCCTCAGGGGAACGAGCTTCGCGTTTCTCGGTGCGAAAAAGATAGCCAAACTCCACAGGAAGTTCAAATTCGACGTAATCCACGCCCACTTCGTCGGGACGACGAGCTACGCCGGTGTCCTCGCGAAAAGACGGCTGAAGCTCCCTCTCGTCGTTACCGCCCATGGAAGCGATTTGGAGCATACCGCAAAGCTGACCATCGGCAGGTTATACGTGGGGGAGAGCCTGAAAGAGGCCGACAGGGTAGTGGCGGTCAGCCATCATCTGGCAAAGCTCGCTCTAGCTCTGGGTGCCCCCAAAGTTAGGGTCATTCCCAACGGGGTTGAAAAGCTGGAAGAGGTTGAATCGGGGAGGAAGTTTATCACGTTTATCGGGGCGTTGCGGGAATATAAGTCCCCAGAAACCTTCATCGAGCTTGCAAGATACTTTCCCAACGAAGAATTTCTTGTCGTTGGGGATGGCCCCCTAAGGGAGAAACTTGAAAAGAACGCCCCCCCAAACGTCCGCTTCCTCGGTTACAGGAAAGATGTTGGGAGAATCCTTTCCCAGAGCAAACTCCTCGTTCTCCCTTCCAGAAGGGAGGGGTTTGGCCTCGTAATCCTGGAGGCTAACTCCTTAGGAGTTCCGGTCGTTGGGAGAAGAACCGGTGGGATTCCCGAACTGATACGGGAGGGGAAGAACGGGCTTACCTTTGAAACCTTTGATGAGCTCCTCAACGGGGTTAGAAAACTCCTTGAGCCAAAAACCAACAGGAAGGCCGGAAGAATCGGGAGGGGCGTGGCAAAGCGCTATTCCTGGAAAGATGTTGCCCGCGAGATTGAAGACCTTTACAAGTCTTTACTGGAATAG
- a CDS encoding L-threonylcarbamoyladenylate synthase, with the protein MTVVINMRDGLDERKIKVAGRFILEGKLVAFPTETVYGLGADALNEKAVRRIFEAKGRPADNPLIVHIADFNDLKKLAREIPREAKLLAERFWPGPLTLVLPKREEVPLVTTGGLDTVAVRMPAHEIALALIRASKPVAAPSANISGKPSPTLAEHVIDDFYGRIEAIVDGGETRVGVESTVIDLSSERPTLLRPGGLPLEEIERVIGPVEIHPAVKGKAVDLARAPGMKYKHYSPNAQVLVVEGPKERVREKIKELVEEYRSKGYRVGVMATEKLEADEFFHLGKTVEDVAKNLFKALRELDRRGVDVIIAEGVEERGLGLAVMNRLRKASGYRIIRA; encoded by the coding sequence ATGACGGTAGTAATAAACATGCGAGACGGTCTGGACGAGCGAAAGATTAAAGTTGCCGGAAGGTTCATCCTGGAGGGAAAGCTAGTCGCGTTTCCGACGGAGACGGTTTACGGCCTCGGGGCCGATGCACTCAACGAAAAAGCCGTGAGGAGGATTTTCGAGGCCAAGGGCAGGCCGGCCGATAACCCGCTCATAGTCCACATAGCCGATTTCAACGACCTGAAAAAGCTCGCGAGGGAAATCCCAAGGGAGGCGAAGCTTTTGGCCGAGAGGTTCTGGCCGGGGCCTTTAACACTCGTCCTGCCCAAGAGGGAGGAAGTCCCGCTCGTCACCACGGGTGGACTCGACACGGTTGCTGTTAGAATGCCGGCCCACGAGATAGCACTGGCTTTGATACGGGCGAGCAAACCGGTCGCGGCGCCTTCTGCCAACATAAGCGGAAAACCGAGCCCCACCTTGGCGGAACACGTCATAGACGATTTCTATGGCAGGATAGAGGCGATAGTGGACGGGGGAGAAACAAGGGTTGGGGTCGAATCAACGGTCATAGACCTGAGTTCAGAGAGACCGACCCTTTTAAGGCCCGGAGGATTGCCCCTTGAGGAGATTGAAAGGGTCATCGGTCCCGTCGAGATTCACCCTGCCGTGAAGGGAAAGGCCGTTGACCTGGCGAGGGCTCCGGGAATGAAGTACAAGCACTATTCCCCAAACGCCCAGGTTCTGGTAGTTGAAGGCCCAAAAGAGAGGGTCAGGGAAAAGATTAAGGAACTCGTTGAGGAGTACCGCTCGAAGGGCTACCGCGTTGGCGTCATGGCCACCGAAAAGCTCGAGGCCGATGAATTCTTCCATCTCGGAAAGACCGTTGAGGACGTTGCGAAAAACCTCTTTAAGGCCTTACGAGAGCTCGACAGGCGTGGTGTGGACGTTATAATAGCCGAGGGAGTAGAAGAGAGGGGCCTTGGCCTTGCAGTCATGAACAGGCTCAGAAAGGCTTCGGGTTACCGAATAATAAGGGCTTAA